The following proteins are co-located in the bacterium genome:
- a CDS encoding alpha/beta fold hydrolase — MLWRGGTGRVGPDGRRRRDRGRRCAAGGPGRVGGPAGHLRRGDGDAGVFECGGLASARGGGADPHAGPHKGLDVVALDLRGHGQSALGGLDYKNFETEEWLGCAKDIRAALDYLAEQVSGKYFLIGASIGANLALIEAAGDDRVTGVIMLSPGSDFHGVRPGEYATDYGERPALLVAAVDDDYSARSVSTLGGLLSDPELKIYPSGGHGTYLFVSRPEVRALIADWLEKRLSE; from the coding sequence CTGCTCTGGCGAGGAGGGACCGGGCGGGTCGGACCTGACGGTCGGCGACGCCGGGACCGAGGGCGCCGATGCGCCGCCGGCGGTCCTGGGCGGGTCGGTGGCCCAGCGGGTCACCTCCGACGGGGTGACGGTGACGCTGGAGTTTTTGAATGTGGAGGGCTCGCCTCCGCGCGGGGGGGTGGTGCTGATCCACATGCTGGGCCGCACAAGGGGCTCGACGTGGTGGCCCTGGACCTGCGCGGCCACGGCCAGTCGGCCCTCGGCGGCCTCGACTATAAGAACTTCGAGACCGAGGAATGGCTCGGCTGCGCGAAGGACATCCGGGCGGCCCTGGACTACCTCGCGGAGCAGGTTTCCGGCAAGTATTTCCTTATCGGGGCCAGCATCGGCGCCAACCTGGCCCTCATCGAGGCCGCCGGGGACGATCGGGTGACCGGCGTGATCATGCTCAGCCCGGGCTCGGACTTCCACGGGGTGCGGCCCGGGGAGTACGCGACGGATTACGGCGAGCGCCCGGCCCTCCTCGTCGCGGCCGTGGACGACGACTACTCGGCCCGGAGCGTCAGCACGCTGGGCGGGCTGCTATCCGACCCCGAGCTTAAAATCTACCCCTCCGGCGGTCACGGGACGTACCTGTTCGTCTCCCGGCCCGAGGTGCGCGCGTTAATCGCCGACTGGCTGGAGAAGCGGCTCTCCGAATAA
- a CDS encoding DUF151 domain-containing protein: MRFILALALATFVFPALAQDYAEEDLREMEVTDVLLDTTTGSTSLVMKEVDGERMIVMGIGPAEATAIAAALENFSFDRPQTHDLLVRVILTLGADLKRAIITQLLEGAYYARLELVRDGEVLAVDCRPSDAAAMALRFGAPIYATELVLKQAWESYEVENPEATEGI; the protein is encoded by the coding sequence ATGCGGTTCATCCTCGCGCTCGCCCTGGCGACGTTCGTCTTCCCCGCCCTGGCCCAGGATTACGCCGAGGAGGATCTGCGGGAGATGGAGGTCACCGACGTCCTTCTGGACACGACGACCGGCTCGACGAGCCTGGTAATGAAAGAAGTGGACGGGGAGCGGATGATCGTGATGGGCATCGGCCCGGCGGAGGCCACCGCCATCGCCGCGGCCCTGGAGAATTTCAGCTTCGACCGGCCCCAGACCCACGACCTGCTGGTGCGGGTGATACTCACCCTGGGCGCGGACCTGAAGCGGGCGATCATCACCCAGCTCCTGGAGGGGGCGTACTACGCGCGGCTGGAGCTGGTCCGGGACGGGGAGGTGCTGGCGGTTGACTGCCGACCGTCGGACGCCGCGGCCATGGCGCTGCGGTTCGGGGCGCCCATCTACGCCACCGAGCTGGTTTTGAAGCAGGCCTGGGAGTCCTACGAGGTAGAGAACCCCGAGGCGACGGAGGGCATCTGA